The following are encoded in a window of Bacillota bacterium genomic DNA:
- the sigG gene encoding RNA polymerase sporulation sigma factor SigG, with the protein MAMNKVEICGVNTSKLPVLPNEKMRELLKAMQEGDESARTQLIQGNLRLVLSVIQRFNNRGEHVDDLFQVGCIGLMKAIDNFDLSQNVKFSTYAVPMIIGEIRRYLRDNNPIRVSRSLRDIAYKALQVRDSLVNKHSKEPTITQIAEELKMPREEVVFALDAIQEPISLFEPIYHDGGDPIFVMDQISDDKSEDASWLEGISIREAMTKLTDREKLILTMRFFDGRTQMEVAEEIGISQAQVSRLEKAALKHLRRHMAVEAKSS; encoded by the coding sequence TTGGCGATGAATAAGGTTGAGATTTGCGGAGTAAACACCTCGAAACTGCCGGTGCTCCCCAATGAGAAAATGCGAGAATTACTTAAGGCGATGCAAGAAGGGGATGAGTCGGCCCGCACCCAGTTGATTCAGGGTAATTTACGACTGGTGCTCAGTGTGATTCAGCGTTTCAATAACCGCGGGGAGCATGTAGACGACCTGTTTCAAGTGGGATGCATCGGCCTGATGAAGGCCATCGATAACTTCGACTTGAGCCAGAACGTGAAGTTCTCTACCTATGCGGTTCCCATGATTATCGGGGAGATTCGCCGCTACTTGCGGGACAACAATCCCATTCGGGTGAGTCGATCCCTGCGGGACATTGCTTATAAAGCCCTTCAGGTACGGGATAGTCTAGTTAATAAGCACTCCAAGGAACCGACAATTACTCAGATTGCTGAAGAATTGAAGATGCCCCGGGAAGAAGTCGTGTTTGCCTTGGATGCAATTCAAGAACCGATCTCGTTGTTTGAACCTATTTATCATGATGGCGGCGACCCAATTTTTGTCATGGACCAGATCAGTGACGACAAGAGCGAAGATGCTAGCTGGTTAGAGGGAATTAGTATCAGGGAAGCCATGACCAAGCTGACGGACCGAGAGAAATTAATCCTCACCATGCGCTTCTTTGATGGTCGAACGCAGATGGAGGTTGCCGAGGAAATTGGGATCTCCCAAGCCCAAGTCTCGCGGCTGGAAAAGGCTGCCCTGAAGCACCTTCGCCGTCATATGGCTGTGGAAGCAAAGTCGAGCTGA
- a CDS encoding sigma-E processing peptidase SpoIIGA: MGYTYVLYLDVLIALLAANFLFDYLLLWATGEVSGNFSNKKRLSLGALLGALYFLLVYFARLEFIPGYGYLRFPVTILAVGGGMIWVAFRPQTWRKFLSLLGFFVGIGLVAGGAGVATAYVTGDGMSPNPIWGTLMAIAAILLIAELGWGVVHRRLWEKVYYVPIEIGIGGRKTRINALVDTGNRLRDPLTGRAVVVVELKHLAEIIPDPLYTALAKFSDDFGQIDSLLQELDWGSRFCLLPYASLGNTNGLMPGLRPDYVKVTISGGQLNLHRVIVGICQEPLDSAGDYHALVPPDVIGAVAKEHSMDTANTKRGESLNA, from the coding sequence GTGGGTTATACCTATGTGTTATATCTGGACGTCCTGATCGCACTCTTGGCCGCTAATTTCTTGTTTGACTATCTCCTGCTTTGGGCCACCGGTGAGGTCTCCGGAAACTTCTCTAACAAGAAACGCCTGAGCCTGGGAGCCCTCTTGGGAGCCTTATACTTCTTATTAGTCTACTTCGCTCGCCTCGAATTCATCCCCGGCTACGGATACCTTCGGTTTCCCGTCACCATTCTGGCTGTCGGCGGCGGGATGATTTGGGTAGCCTTTCGCCCTCAAACATGGCGCAAGTTCCTCTCTTTGCTGGGTTTCTTTGTGGGCATCGGCTTAGTCGCCGGCGGTGCCGGAGTGGCCACCGCATATGTGACTGGAGACGGCATGTCTCCTAATCCAATCTGGGGTACCTTGATGGCCATCGCTGCCATTTTGTTGATTGCGGAGCTGGGCTGGGGTGTGGTGCATCGTCGCCTGTGGGAGAAGGTGTATTACGTCCCCATCGAAATCGGTATCGGCGGAAGAAAAACCAGGATCAACGCCTTAGTTGACACCGGTAACAGGCTCCGGGATCCTCTCACCGGCAGAGCCGTCGTCGTTGTTGAGCTGAAGCACTTGGCTGAGATCATTCCCGACCCGCTGTATACAGCCTTGGCCAAGTTCAGTGATGACTTCGGACAGATTGATTCTCTACTCCAGGAGCTAGACTGGGGTTCCCGTTTTTGTCTCCTTCCCTATGCCAGTCTTGGTAACACCAATGGACTGATGCCGGGACTAAGACCCGACTATGTCAAGGTAACCATCAGTGGAGGTCAGCTTAATCTCCATCGCGTAATTGTGGGCATTTGCCAGGAGCCCCTGGATAGTGCCGGAGATTATCACGCCCTGGTTCCGCCTGATGTTATCGGAGCCGTTGCCAAGGAACACTCCATGGATACTGCCAATACCAAGAGGGGAGAGTCGCTCAATGCCTAA
- the sigE gene encoding RNA polymerase sporulation sigma factor SigE, producing the protein MIKKLRLALRLRLILWLAKLRYAPRSIHYVGTSEVLPPPLTREEEISLLDRLKQGEVSVRSTLIEHNLRLVVYIARKFDNTGVHIEDLVSIGTIGLIKAVNTFDPDRSVKLATYASKCIDNEIRMFLRRNNKTKAEVSLEEPLHTDFEGNEIGWIDILGTESDVIKNLEEQVDRALLAGAMKQLTLRESKIMELRFGLKDGQEKTQKEVADHLGISQSYISRLEKRILKKLRKEIKKLD; encoded by the coding sequence CTGATTAAGAAACTGCGATTAGCCCTCAGACTGAGATTAATCCTCTGGCTTGCCAAGCTAAGATATGCGCCAAGATCGATTCACTACGTTGGTACCAGCGAAGTTCTCCCACCGCCACTGACTAGAGAAGAGGAAATCTCCCTGCTGGACCGACTCAAACAAGGGGAAGTCAGTGTTCGCAGCACCCTCATTGAGCACAATTTGCGGCTGGTGGTGTACATTGCCCGCAAATTTGACAACACCGGCGTCCATATTGAGGACCTGGTGTCCATCGGCACCATTGGCCTGATCAAGGCGGTAAACACCTTTGACCCCGACCGCAGTGTAAAACTGGCGACCTATGCCTCCAAGTGCATCGATAATGAGATCCGCATGTTCCTGCGGAGAAACAATAAAACCAAAGCAGAGGTCTCCCTGGAGGAGCCCTTGCACACTGATTTTGAAGGTAACGAAATTGGCTGGATTGATATTCTGGGGACAGAGAGTGACGTGATCAAAAACCTTGAGGAGCAAGTGGATCGGGCACTCTTGGCCGGGGCAATGAAGCAGCTGACCCTGCGGGAAAGCAAGATTATGGAGCTGCGTTTTGGACTCAAGGACGGGCAGGAAAAAACCCAGAAGGAAGTCGCGGATCATTTGGGGATCTCACAATCCTACATCTCCCGGTTAGAAAAACGGATCCTTAAGAAACTGCGCAAGGAAATCAAAAAACTTGACTAG